In Primulina eburnea isolate SZY01 chromosome 5, ASM2296580v1, whole genome shotgun sequence, a single window of DNA contains:
- the LOC140832944 gene encoding uncharacterized protein isoform X1, giving the protein MLFVNMGIDKKSSKGGNYVGGFLQMFDWNAKSRKKLFSSQPDLPEQFKQKKRGDGNFPMTQLQMLDEYEVSAGASIKGGSDYSCASSVTDEDIYATKAPGVVARLMGLDCMPKSSIPEPYSTPLFDSHSVRGSYYFDSHSVRGSYYSTKNLESAQDPLQGGGVWGQNIMEPKQKIIHRPIEKFQTEILPPKSAKSIPITHHKLLSPIKSVNFIPLKDAAQIMEAAARIIEPGPQASTKSKLPLVGSSSGPLRIRDLKEKAQATQKTSNPFERSHESSERCAKKNLRGQLLNKSWDGLMDTEESNSIGKNRGKSISLALQAKANVQKREGLNLNGSRSVAVKEASELNSNQLFKNQSITQSALKKPTTHNSSSVLRQNNQKQNCLVDKGKSPLKSGGKVITIDSTSSSHRDSKNLSGPSKVSSRKWGSEFKDDKGEVLGSRYERVTRKKRSIDGNYQLERNQASQSMRTHKNGKTIQSSAIIDEQTRWDQDSTGNGTDIVSFTFTSPMTRSGPGPSMDIGENHKIFTSDSRSKKALLSSEGMSSSKFSFRGHNLKGSDVLSALLEQKLKELTHAVEFSNPKARDVVHDSVPSPNTEPTVLQEDIKAGMHTDNLFSGEGSSLFPADSQKFMTTGQKYQEGTREETIDHCSSTLCRLPSPVSVLEHHSFVESCNSSDTASTNFSAACKKNSSSIYAHGIPGTYTLGTLLTIEGDAELSDSASSTTAKTLAKSQETIFTVANCEKPMKWELAYIKDIICNLDQSFTDYALGRARMIINPRLFDQMERQKRFLNGPSGPIPETNRRVLFHCVSECLELKCRQYIVGGSKQWIKGLSWVRRKERLAEEIYDEISGWVAIGDSLVDELVDKDMSSKHGRWLDFETEAFELGTQIQSRILNSLMDEVVADILVL; this is encoded by the exons ATG TTATTTGTGAACATGGGGATTGATAAAAAGAGCTCCAAGGGTGGAAATTATGTTGGTGGCTTCCTCCAGATGTTTGATTGGAATGCAAAATCTCGAAAAAAGTTGTTTTCAAGCCAGCCAGACTTACCAG AGCAATTCAAACAGAAAAAGAGGGGTGATGGGAATTTTCCAATGACTCAGCTTCAAATG TTGGACGAGTATGAGGTATCAGCCGGTGCAAGTATCAAAGGAGGCAGTGATTATAGTTGTGCATCATCAGTCACTGATGAGGACATTTATGCAACCAAGGCCCCTGGAGTTGTTGCAAGGCTTATGGGATTGGATTGCATGCCAAAATCCAGCATCCCCGAGCCTTATTCAACTCCACTTTTTGATTCTCATTCTGTTCGAGGTTCTTATTACTTCGATTCTCATTCTGTTCGAGGTTCTTATTACAGCACTAAAAATCTTGAATCTGCTCAAGATCCTTTGCAAGGAGGAGGGGTATGGGGTCAGAATATTATGGAGCCAAAGCAGAAGATTATACACAGACCGATCGAAAAGTTCCAAACTGAAATCTTGCCTCCTAAATCAGCTAAATCAATTCCAATTACACATCACAAACTTCTCTCTCCCATCAAAAGCGTGAACTTTATCCCACTGAAGGATGCTGCTCAGATAATGGAAGCAGCTGCAAGAATTATTGAACCTGGACCTCAGGCTAGTACAAAATCTAAGCTTCCCTTAGTCGGCTCTTCTTCGGGTCCCTTAAGAATAAGGGACTTAAAAGAGAAGGCTCAAGCCACCCAAAAAACGTCAAATCCTTTTGAACGCTCTCATGAATCTAGTGAACGTTGTGCCAAGAAGAATCTTAGGGGACAGTTGTTGAACAAAAGCTGGGATGGATTAATGGACACTGAAGAATCAAATTCCATAGGGAAAAATAGAGGAAAATCCATTTCACTCGCACTACAGGCAAAGGCCAATGTTCAGAAAAGAGAAGGCCTCAACTTAAATGGCAGCAGAAGTGTGGCTGTAAAAGAAGCAAGTGAATTGAACTCGAATCAGCTGTTCAAAAACCAGTCTATAACTCAGAGTGCACTTAAGAAACCAACCACACACAACTCTTCAAGTGTGCTTCGCCAGaacaatcagaagcaaaattgCTTAGTTGATAAAGGAAAATCCCCGTTAAAGTCAGGTGGGAAAGTGATCACCATAGATTCTACCTCCTCAAGCCATCGGGATTCTAAAAACCTTAGTGGCCCCTCTAAAGTTAGTTCCAGAAAGTGGGGCTCAGAGTTTAAAGATGATAAAGGAGAAGTGTTGGGTTCTAGATACGAAAGAGTTACTCGTAAGAAACGATCTATTGATGGGAATTATCAGCTTGAAAGAAATCAGGCTTCTCAGAGCATGAGAACACATAAAAATGGGAAAACGATTCAATCTAGTGCTATCATAGATGAGCAAACTAGATGGGATCAAGATAGTACAGGTAATGGAACGGATATCGTTTCTTTCACATTCACTTCTCCAATGACACGATCAGGCCCTGGCCCGTCCATGGACATTGGGGAGAACCATAAGATCTTTACATCAGATTCTCGAAGTAAGAAGGCACTGCTGAGCTCAGAAGGTATGAGttcttcaaaattttctttcCGGGGACATAATCTCAAAGGAAGTGATGTGTTAAGTGCTCTTTTGGAACAAAAGTTAAAAGAGTTGACTCATGCAGTAGAGTTTTCTAATCCGAAAGCAAGGGATGTTGTACATGATTCCGTGCCTTCTCCAAATACCGAACCTACTGTGCTACAAGAAGACATTAAAGCTGGAATGCACACAGATAATCTATTTAGTGGAGAGGGCTCTAGCCTTTTTCCGGCAGATTCCCAGAAGTTCATGACAACTGGACAGAAGTACCAG GAGGGAACACGAGAAGAAACCATCGACCATTGCAGCTCCACATTGTGTCGGCTTCCAAGTCCAGTTTCAGTTCTTGAGCATCACTCTTTTGTTGAAAGTTGCAATTCTTCAGATACTGCCAGTACTAATTTCAGTGCTGCCT GTAAGAAGAATAGCTCGTCAATTTATGCTCATGGAATACCTGGTACATATACTCTGGGGACTCTCCTTACAATTGAAGGAGATGCCGAGCTGTCAGACTCAGCTTCTTCAACAACTGCTAAAACTCTGGCGAAGAGTCAAGAAACTATCTTCACCGTGGCTAACTGTGAAAAGCCAATGAAATGGGAATTAGCATATATTAAGGACATAATATGTAATCTAGACCAAAGTTTTACAGATTATGCATTGGGCAGAGCTCGTATGATTATAAACCCTCGTCTATTTGATCAAATGGAGAGACAAAAAAGGTTCTTGAATGGACCTAGTGGACCCATTCCCGAAACAAACCGTAGAGTTTTGTTCCACTGTGTGAGTGAATGCTTGGAACTGAAATGCAGGCAGTATATAGTTGGAGGAAGCAAACAATGGATAAAGGGTCTGTCTTGGGTCAGAAGAAAGGAGAGATTAGCTGAAGAAATCTATGACGAAATTTCAGGCTGGGTTGCCATTGGAGATTCTTTGGTTGATGAGCTTGTAGACAAAGACATGAGCAGCAAACATGGAAGATGGCTCGACTTCGAAACCGAAGCGTTTGAGCTAGGGACACAGATTCAGTCTAGGATTCTAAATTCTTTGATGGATGAAGTAGTTGCTGATATCTTGGTATTGTGA
- the LOC140832944 gene encoding uncharacterized protein isoform X2, translated as MGIDKKSSKGGNYVGGFLQMFDWNAKSRKKLFSSQPDLPEQFKQKKRGDGNFPMTQLQMLDEYEVSAGASIKGGSDYSCASSVTDEDIYATKAPGVVARLMGLDCMPKSSIPEPYSTPLFDSHSVRGSYYFDSHSVRGSYYSTKNLESAQDPLQGGGVWGQNIMEPKQKIIHRPIEKFQTEILPPKSAKSIPITHHKLLSPIKSVNFIPLKDAAQIMEAAARIIEPGPQASTKSKLPLVGSSSGPLRIRDLKEKAQATQKTSNPFERSHESSERCAKKNLRGQLLNKSWDGLMDTEESNSIGKNRGKSISLALQAKANVQKREGLNLNGSRSVAVKEASELNSNQLFKNQSITQSALKKPTTHNSSSVLRQNNQKQNCLVDKGKSPLKSGGKVITIDSTSSSHRDSKNLSGPSKVSSRKWGSEFKDDKGEVLGSRYERVTRKKRSIDGNYQLERNQASQSMRTHKNGKTIQSSAIIDEQTRWDQDSTGNGTDIVSFTFTSPMTRSGPGPSMDIGENHKIFTSDSRSKKALLSSEGMSSSKFSFRGHNLKGSDVLSALLEQKLKELTHAVEFSNPKARDVVHDSVPSPNTEPTVLQEDIKAGMHTDNLFSGEGSSLFPADSQKFMTTGQKYQEGTREETIDHCSSTLCRLPSPVSVLEHHSFVESCNSSDTASTNFSAACKKNSSSIYAHGIPGTYTLGTLLTIEGDAELSDSASSTTAKTLAKSQETIFTVANCEKPMKWELAYIKDIICNLDQSFTDYALGRARMIINPRLFDQMERQKRFLNGPSGPIPETNRRVLFHCVSECLELKCRQYIVGGSKQWIKGLSWVRRKERLAEEIYDEISGWVAIGDSLVDELVDKDMSSKHGRWLDFETEAFELGTQIQSRILNSLMDEVVADILVL; from the exons ATGGGGATTGATAAAAAGAGCTCCAAGGGTGGAAATTATGTTGGTGGCTTCCTCCAGATGTTTGATTGGAATGCAAAATCTCGAAAAAAGTTGTTTTCAAGCCAGCCAGACTTACCAG AGCAATTCAAACAGAAAAAGAGGGGTGATGGGAATTTTCCAATGACTCAGCTTCAAATG TTGGACGAGTATGAGGTATCAGCCGGTGCAAGTATCAAAGGAGGCAGTGATTATAGTTGTGCATCATCAGTCACTGATGAGGACATTTATGCAACCAAGGCCCCTGGAGTTGTTGCAAGGCTTATGGGATTGGATTGCATGCCAAAATCCAGCATCCCCGAGCCTTATTCAACTCCACTTTTTGATTCTCATTCTGTTCGAGGTTCTTATTACTTCGATTCTCATTCTGTTCGAGGTTCTTATTACAGCACTAAAAATCTTGAATCTGCTCAAGATCCTTTGCAAGGAGGAGGGGTATGGGGTCAGAATATTATGGAGCCAAAGCAGAAGATTATACACAGACCGATCGAAAAGTTCCAAACTGAAATCTTGCCTCCTAAATCAGCTAAATCAATTCCAATTACACATCACAAACTTCTCTCTCCCATCAAAAGCGTGAACTTTATCCCACTGAAGGATGCTGCTCAGATAATGGAAGCAGCTGCAAGAATTATTGAACCTGGACCTCAGGCTAGTACAAAATCTAAGCTTCCCTTAGTCGGCTCTTCTTCGGGTCCCTTAAGAATAAGGGACTTAAAAGAGAAGGCTCAAGCCACCCAAAAAACGTCAAATCCTTTTGAACGCTCTCATGAATCTAGTGAACGTTGTGCCAAGAAGAATCTTAGGGGACAGTTGTTGAACAAAAGCTGGGATGGATTAATGGACACTGAAGAATCAAATTCCATAGGGAAAAATAGAGGAAAATCCATTTCACTCGCACTACAGGCAAAGGCCAATGTTCAGAAAAGAGAAGGCCTCAACTTAAATGGCAGCAGAAGTGTGGCTGTAAAAGAAGCAAGTGAATTGAACTCGAATCAGCTGTTCAAAAACCAGTCTATAACTCAGAGTGCACTTAAGAAACCAACCACACACAACTCTTCAAGTGTGCTTCGCCAGaacaatcagaagcaaaattgCTTAGTTGATAAAGGAAAATCCCCGTTAAAGTCAGGTGGGAAAGTGATCACCATAGATTCTACCTCCTCAAGCCATCGGGATTCTAAAAACCTTAGTGGCCCCTCTAAAGTTAGTTCCAGAAAGTGGGGCTCAGAGTTTAAAGATGATAAAGGAGAAGTGTTGGGTTCTAGATACGAAAGAGTTACTCGTAAGAAACGATCTATTGATGGGAATTATCAGCTTGAAAGAAATCAGGCTTCTCAGAGCATGAGAACACATAAAAATGGGAAAACGATTCAATCTAGTGCTATCATAGATGAGCAAACTAGATGGGATCAAGATAGTACAGGTAATGGAACGGATATCGTTTCTTTCACATTCACTTCTCCAATGACACGATCAGGCCCTGGCCCGTCCATGGACATTGGGGAGAACCATAAGATCTTTACATCAGATTCTCGAAGTAAGAAGGCACTGCTGAGCTCAGAAGGTATGAGttcttcaaaattttctttcCGGGGACATAATCTCAAAGGAAGTGATGTGTTAAGTGCTCTTTTGGAACAAAAGTTAAAAGAGTTGACTCATGCAGTAGAGTTTTCTAATCCGAAAGCAAGGGATGTTGTACATGATTCCGTGCCTTCTCCAAATACCGAACCTACTGTGCTACAAGAAGACATTAAAGCTGGAATGCACACAGATAATCTATTTAGTGGAGAGGGCTCTAGCCTTTTTCCGGCAGATTCCCAGAAGTTCATGACAACTGGACAGAAGTACCAG GAGGGAACACGAGAAGAAACCATCGACCATTGCAGCTCCACATTGTGTCGGCTTCCAAGTCCAGTTTCAGTTCTTGAGCATCACTCTTTTGTTGAAAGTTGCAATTCTTCAGATACTGCCAGTACTAATTTCAGTGCTGCCT GTAAGAAGAATAGCTCGTCAATTTATGCTCATGGAATACCTGGTACATATACTCTGGGGACTCTCCTTACAATTGAAGGAGATGCCGAGCTGTCAGACTCAGCTTCTTCAACAACTGCTAAAACTCTGGCGAAGAGTCAAGAAACTATCTTCACCGTGGCTAACTGTGAAAAGCCAATGAAATGGGAATTAGCATATATTAAGGACATAATATGTAATCTAGACCAAAGTTTTACAGATTATGCATTGGGCAGAGCTCGTATGATTATAAACCCTCGTCTATTTGATCAAATGGAGAGACAAAAAAGGTTCTTGAATGGACCTAGTGGACCCATTCCCGAAACAAACCGTAGAGTTTTGTTCCACTGTGTGAGTGAATGCTTGGAACTGAAATGCAGGCAGTATATAGTTGGAGGAAGCAAACAATGGATAAAGGGTCTGTCTTGGGTCAGAAGAAAGGAGAGATTAGCTGAAGAAATCTATGACGAAATTTCAGGCTGGGTTGCCATTGGAGATTCTTTGGTTGATGAGCTTGTAGACAAAGACATGAGCAGCAAACATGGAAGATGGCTCGACTTCGAAACCGAAGCGTTTGAGCTAGGGACACAGATTCAGTCTAGGATTCTAAATTCTTTGATGGATGAAGTAGTTGCTGATATCTTGGTATTGTGA
- the LOC140832944 gene encoding uncharacterized protein isoform X3, with protein MLFVNMGIDKKSSKGGNYVGGFLQMFDWNAKSRKKLFSSQPDLPEQFKQKKRGDGNFPMTQLQMLDEYEVSAGASIKGGSDYSCASSVTDEDIYATKAPGVVARLMGLDCMPKSSIPEPYSTPLFDSHSVRGSYYSTKNLESAQDPLQGGGVWGQNIMEPKQKIIHRPIEKFQTEILPPKSAKSIPITHHKLLSPIKSVNFIPLKDAAQIMEAAARIIEPGPQASTKSKLPLVGSSSGPLRIRDLKEKAQATQKTSNPFERSHESSERCAKKNLRGQLLNKSWDGLMDTEESNSIGKNRGKSISLALQAKANVQKREGLNLNGSRSVAVKEASELNSNQLFKNQSITQSALKKPTTHNSSSVLRQNNQKQNCLVDKGKSPLKSGGKVITIDSTSSSHRDSKNLSGPSKVSSRKWGSEFKDDKGEVLGSRYERVTRKKRSIDGNYQLERNQASQSMRTHKNGKTIQSSAIIDEQTRWDQDSTGNGTDIVSFTFTSPMTRSGPGPSMDIGENHKIFTSDSRSKKALLSSEGMSSSKFSFRGHNLKGSDVLSALLEQKLKELTHAVEFSNPKARDVVHDSVPSPNTEPTVLQEDIKAGMHTDNLFSGEGSSLFPADSQKFMTTGQKYQEGTREETIDHCSSTLCRLPSPVSVLEHHSFVESCNSSDTASTNFSAACKKNSSSIYAHGIPGTYTLGTLLTIEGDAELSDSASSTTAKTLAKSQETIFTVANCEKPMKWELAYIKDIICNLDQSFTDYALGRARMIINPRLFDQMERQKRFLNGPSGPIPETNRRVLFHCVSECLELKCRQYIVGGSKQWIKGLSWVRRKERLAEEIYDEISGWVAIGDSLVDELVDKDMSSKHGRWLDFETEAFELGTQIQSRILNSLMDEVVADILVL; from the exons ATG TTATTTGTGAACATGGGGATTGATAAAAAGAGCTCCAAGGGTGGAAATTATGTTGGTGGCTTCCTCCAGATGTTTGATTGGAATGCAAAATCTCGAAAAAAGTTGTTTTCAAGCCAGCCAGACTTACCAG AGCAATTCAAACAGAAAAAGAGGGGTGATGGGAATTTTCCAATGACTCAGCTTCAAATG TTGGACGAGTATGAGGTATCAGCCGGTGCAAGTATCAAAGGAGGCAGTGATTATAGTTGTGCATCATCAGTCACTGATGAGGACATTTATGCAACCAAGGCCCCTGGAGTTGTTGCAAGGCTTATGGGATTGGATTGCATGCCAAAATCCAGCATCCCCGAGCCTTATTCAACTCCACTTTTTGATTCTCATTCTGTTCGAG GTTCTTATTACAGCACTAAAAATCTTGAATCTGCTCAAGATCCTTTGCAAGGAGGAGGGGTATGGGGTCAGAATATTATGGAGCCAAAGCAGAAGATTATACACAGACCGATCGAAAAGTTCCAAACTGAAATCTTGCCTCCTAAATCAGCTAAATCAATTCCAATTACACATCACAAACTTCTCTCTCCCATCAAAAGCGTGAACTTTATCCCACTGAAGGATGCTGCTCAGATAATGGAAGCAGCTGCAAGAATTATTGAACCTGGACCTCAGGCTAGTACAAAATCTAAGCTTCCCTTAGTCGGCTCTTCTTCGGGTCCCTTAAGAATAAGGGACTTAAAAGAGAAGGCTCAAGCCACCCAAAAAACGTCAAATCCTTTTGAACGCTCTCATGAATCTAGTGAACGTTGTGCCAAGAAGAATCTTAGGGGACAGTTGTTGAACAAAAGCTGGGATGGATTAATGGACACTGAAGAATCAAATTCCATAGGGAAAAATAGAGGAAAATCCATTTCACTCGCACTACAGGCAAAGGCCAATGTTCAGAAAAGAGAAGGCCTCAACTTAAATGGCAGCAGAAGTGTGGCTGTAAAAGAAGCAAGTGAATTGAACTCGAATCAGCTGTTCAAAAACCAGTCTATAACTCAGAGTGCACTTAAGAAACCAACCACACACAACTCTTCAAGTGTGCTTCGCCAGaacaatcagaagcaaaattgCTTAGTTGATAAAGGAAAATCCCCGTTAAAGTCAGGTGGGAAAGTGATCACCATAGATTCTACCTCCTCAAGCCATCGGGATTCTAAAAACCTTAGTGGCCCCTCTAAAGTTAGTTCCAGAAAGTGGGGCTCAGAGTTTAAAGATGATAAAGGAGAAGTGTTGGGTTCTAGATACGAAAGAGTTACTCGTAAGAAACGATCTATTGATGGGAATTATCAGCTTGAAAGAAATCAGGCTTCTCAGAGCATGAGAACACATAAAAATGGGAAAACGATTCAATCTAGTGCTATCATAGATGAGCAAACTAGATGGGATCAAGATAGTACAGGTAATGGAACGGATATCGTTTCTTTCACATTCACTTCTCCAATGACACGATCAGGCCCTGGCCCGTCCATGGACATTGGGGAGAACCATAAGATCTTTACATCAGATTCTCGAAGTAAGAAGGCACTGCTGAGCTCAGAAGGTATGAGttcttcaaaattttctttcCGGGGACATAATCTCAAAGGAAGTGATGTGTTAAGTGCTCTTTTGGAACAAAAGTTAAAAGAGTTGACTCATGCAGTAGAGTTTTCTAATCCGAAAGCAAGGGATGTTGTACATGATTCCGTGCCTTCTCCAAATACCGAACCTACTGTGCTACAAGAAGACATTAAAGCTGGAATGCACACAGATAATCTATTTAGTGGAGAGGGCTCTAGCCTTTTTCCGGCAGATTCCCAGAAGTTCATGACAACTGGACAGAAGTACCAG GAGGGAACACGAGAAGAAACCATCGACCATTGCAGCTCCACATTGTGTCGGCTTCCAAGTCCAGTTTCAGTTCTTGAGCATCACTCTTTTGTTGAAAGTTGCAATTCTTCAGATACTGCCAGTACTAATTTCAGTGCTGCCT GTAAGAAGAATAGCTCGTCAATTTATGCTCATGGAATACCTGGTACATATACTCTGGGGACTCTCCTTACAATTGAAGGAGATGCCGAGCTGTCAGACTCAGCTTCTTCAACAACTGCTAAAACTCTGGCGAAGAGTCAAGAAACTATCTTCACCGTGGCTAACTGTGAAAAGCCAATGAAATGGGAATTAGCATATATTAAGGACATAATATGTAATCTAGACCAAAGTTTTACAGATTATGCATTGGGCAGAGCTCGTATGATTATAAACCCTCGTCTATTTGATCAAATGGAGAGACAAAAAAGGTTCTTGAATGGACCTAGTGGACCCATTCCCGAAACAAACCGTAGAGTTTTGTTCCACTGTGTGAGTGAATGCTTGGAACTGAAATGCAGGCAGTATATAGTTGGAGGAAGCAAACAATGGATAAAGGGTCTGTCTTGGGTCAGAAGAAAGGAGAGATTAGCTGAAGAAATCTATGACGAAATTTCAGGCTGGGTTGCCATTGGAGATTCTTTGGTTGATGAGCTTGTAGACAAAGACATGAGCAGCAAACATGGAAGATGGCTCGACTTCGAAACCGAAGCGTTTGAGCTAGGGACACAGATTCAGTCTAGGATTCTAAATTCTTTGATGGATGAAGTAGTTGCTGATATCTTGGTATTGTGA
- the LOC140831737 gene encoding GATA transcription factor 15-like: MLDHSNKGMESDETRNQTVNADSASSSGTNIKTCVDCGTSKTPLWRGGPAGPKSLCNACGIKSRKKRRSLTGAAIKEDKKPKKSKNIQNGRSSGGGDNTRKIKFSLKNRFWGFDRDLVLQRPRSNTNQRKKLGEEEQAAFLLMALSCSSVY, from the exons ATGCTGGATCATAGTAATAAA GGAATGGAATCCGATGAAACGAGGAACCAAACAGTGAATGCTGATAGCGCCTCATCCAGTGGCACAAATATCAAGACTTGTGTAGATTGTGGCACCTCGAAAACCCCACTTTGGAGAGGTGGTCCTGCAGGCCCTAAg TCACTGTGCAATGCATGTGGgatcaaaagcaggaaaaagAGGAGATCGTTGACTGGTGCCGCCATTAAAGAAGACAAGAAACCCAAGAAAtctaaaaatattcaaaatgggAGGAGCAGTGGAGGAGGAGACAACACCAGGAAGATTAAATTTTCATTGAAGAACAGATTTTGGGGATTTGACAGGGATTTGGTGTTGCAGAGGCCGAGATCAAATACTAATCAGAGAAAGAAATTGGGAGAGGAAGAACAAGCTGCATTTCTTTTAATGGCTTTGTCATGTAGCTCTGTTTATTGA
- the LOC140832945 gene encoding two-component response regulator ARR1-like, whose product MSLEVKPMFFASTLKSGDGFTDQFPAGLRVLVVDDDPACLRIMEKMLKNCLYEVTKCNRAELALQYLRDNKNGFDVVISDVHMPDMDGFKLLEQVGLEMDLPVIMMSADDSKDVVMKGVTHGACDYLIKPVRMEALKNIWQHVVRKKKHEGKDKDFENSGGVEDGDQKQKILEDGDYSSSGNEENRNSKKRKDEEDDDAEERDDVSAHKKPRVVWSSELHLKFMDAVNKLGLEKAVPKKILELMNVPALTRENVASHLQKYRLYLKRLSDPSQPSIGLDNSFMGPPNPPFGPVSPFSGVDMQSLAAARQLQPQNLATIQAAVLGRTATKTSVSLPLNDHRNIFNFENPRPNNNSKQIDLLHGIPTTMDSKQLASLRQSASTFGPMNMHVHSPAVQNNPPMNQMVQLQQSRIQGLNGQSLNAAVRGNHVSNLPANVVQSVLSTAIPSTLLGRNGIDNVQGPVNTSFSAPSNAVGLITEFPSNSFSLLGNSGTSTLTSKGMFQDMKSEIRGPRAFVPSHGVFNELNMNMAQDWGLQNAGSTFESPQHSNARGVLGISPSTLFQQGFSSNPKNVQGQSKSPVVNSSLPENSLRNEDARLYNMGFENSLFPEQYIQEDDLMSALLKQDGTGHVEGEFGFGGYHLETLPP is encoded by the exons ATGAGTCTTGAAGTAAAACCCATGTTTTTTGCGAGTACTTTGAAGTCCGGCGATGGATTCACCGACCAGTTTCCGGCGGGTCTTAgggttcttgtagtggatgatGACCCGGCTTGTCTCAGGATCATGGAAAAGATGCTTAAAAATTGTCTCTACGAAg TTACCAAATGCAACCGTGCGGAGCTTGCATTGCAGTATCTAAGGGATAACAAAAATGGCTTTGATGTTGTTATAAGCGATGTCCACATGCCAGATATGGATGGTTTTAAACTTTTAGAGCAGGTTGGGCTTGAGATGGACTTGCCTGTTATCA TGATGTCAGCAGATGACAGTAAAGATGTTGTGATGAAGGGTGTTACCCATGGTGCATGTGATTATCTCATAAAACCAGTTCGTATGGAAGCGTTAAAAAACATATGGCAGCACGTGGTTCGGAAAAAGAAGCACGAGGGCAAGGATAAGGATTTTGAAAATTCAGGAGGTGTGGAAGATGGAgaccaaaaacaaaaaatattagaAGATGGCGACTACTCTTCTTCCGGTAATGAAGAGAATAGGAAttcaaagaaaagaaaggaTGAGGAAGATGACGATGCAGAAGAACGTGACGATGTGTCAGCACATAAGAAACCTCGTGTTGTATGGTCATCTGAACTCCACCTGAAATTTATGGATGCTGTGAATAAACTTGGCCTTGAAA AGGCTGTTCCTAAGAAAATTCTGGAGTTGATGAATGTTCCCGCTCTTACCAGAGAGAACGTTGCAAGCCATCTTCAG AAATATCGGCTCTACCTTAAAAGGCTAAGCGATCCATCACAACCCTCGATTGGACTCGATAACTCTTTTATGGGACCCCCAAATCCACCATTTGGGCCTGTATCTCCATTCAGTGGCGTCGATATGCAAAGCCTTGCTGCTGCCAGACAACTCCAGCCGCAGAATCTTGCTACAATCCAAGCAGCAGTACTTGGCAGGACTGCTACCAAAACTTCTGTATCACTACCCCTGAATGATCATAGAAACATCTTCAACTTCGAAAATCCAAGACCAAACAATAATAGCAAGCAAATCGACTTACTTCATGGAATCCCAACAACTATGGATTCAAAGCAGCTTGCTTCGTTACGACAATCTGCATCGACTTTTGGTCCCATGAATATGCATGTCCATTCACCTGCAGTACAAAATAATCCTCCGATGAATCAGATGGTTCAACTTCAACAGTCGAGGATTCAAGGTCTAAATGGTCAAAGTTTAAATGCTGCCGTCAGAGGCAATCATGTTTCGAATCTTCCAGCAAATGTGGTTCAATCTGTTTTGTCAACTGCAATACCCAGTACGCTCTTGGGCAGAAATGGAATAGACAATGTTCAGGGGCCAGTAAATACATCTTTTTCAGCCCCCTCGAATGCCGTAGGTCTAATCACCGAGTTCCCAAGTAATAGCTTCTCTCTCCTTGGCAATTCAGGAACTTCCACCCTCACTTCTAAAGGCATGTTTCAAGACATGAAGTCTGAAATAAGAGGGCCTAGAGCTTTTGTTCCTAGTCACGGTGTTTTCAATGAGTTAAATATGAACATGGCCCAAGATTGGGGTTTGCAAAACGCCGGATCAACTTTCGAATCTCCCCAACATTCTAATGCACGAGGAGTTCTGGGCATTTCTCCGTCAACTTTATTTCAACAAGGTTTTTCTTCCAACCCGAAGAATGTGCAAGGGCAAAGTAAGAGTCCCGTTGTTAACTCATCCTTACCTGAAAATTCATTGAGAAATGAGGATGCAAGACTATATAATATGGGCTTTGAAAACAGTCTCTTCCCCGAACAATATATTCAAGAAGATGACCTCATGAGTGCACTTCTGAAACAG GATGGGACTGGCCATGTTGAAGGCGAGTTTGGCTTTGGTGGATACCATTTGGAAACCCTTCCTCCGTAG